In SAR324 cluster bacterium, the genomic window GCAACCCTTAGGATTTATATTTATTTATCCATAATTTTTATATCAATCGCTCCACCTCTTGCCTATTCCGATCAATCCAGCCAGCACATTTCCTATGAAAACGATTTTCTTAATTTTCGATGTGTCGATCGTGATGGTAAAAAAATCGGTCTAAAACTGCCCTATAAATGCTCCAATGAAGATGAATGGTATACTAGCGGATTTTTTTACGAGGGAAGGTATCAGACCACCGAAAATGACTCCAATCACCACGTTGGTTTTGGTCTGGGGCAAATGATATTTACCCCGGCAGATTTGGAGAATCATGAAATTATCAAAAATGACAGACCTTATGCAGGATGGCTTTATGGTAGTTATTTTCGGGAAACAGTGTCCAAAGAAAATTATGAAAGAAGAGAATTGGAGGTGGGTGTTCTCGGGAAATATTCAAAAGCGGAAGAATTTCAAAATTTATTTCACCGAAAATTCTATGGAAACAGTAAAAACAATGCCCAGGGATGGAAACATCAAATTGGATCTGAACCGGGTTTAGTGGCTGTCT contains:
- a CDS encoding lipid A deacylase LpxR family protein, with protein sequence MIQFCRYPQIATLRIYIYLSIIFISIAPPLAYSDQSSQHISYENDFLNFRCVDRDGKKIGLKLPYKCSNEDEWYTSGFFYEGRYQTTENDSNHHVGFGLGQMIFTPADLENHEIIKNDRPYAGWLYGSYFRETVSKENYERRELEVGVLGKYSKAEEFQNLFHRKFYGNSKNNAQGWKHQIGSEPGLVAVYHFSDLMFRSNGHKMDLNWLFNGRGGNIFIDAGLGTIVRVSLFNPLFPLFSPYSTPHTVIFFSLKTDVKIVGYDATFQGGGLDRVFNRGRGSPHHYEYQDIVPIVTTLEGALALKSHYGVSLGYSVFLRSKEFVAQSENSRWGRITLTGSF